A DNA window from Thermoplasmata archaeon contains the following coding sequences:
- a CDS encoding DUF1801 domain-containing protein, producing the protein MNPAKDVDAYIAAASEGVRPKLKEVRAAIREVAPDAAESMSYGMPYYSFRGESGIKGRLCYFALLKTSIGFYLRPPVIDEHIDEVAEYRSTKSALKIPLNRPIPAALIKRLVKDAMRKHEAGEDHGPGRRRKRKAGR; encoded by the coding sequence ATGAATCCGGCAAAGGACGTTGACGCCTACATCGCGGCCGCTTCAGAGGGGGTGCGACCGAAACTCAAGGAGGTCCGGGCGGCCATTAGAGAGGTTGCGCCCGATGCCGCGGAGAGCATGAGCTATGGGATGCCGTACTACAGCTTCAGAGGCGAATCCGGCATCAAGGGGCGACTCTGCTACTTCGCCCTTCTGAAGACGAGCATAGGGTTCTACCTGCGGCCTCCGGTGATCGACGAGCACATCGACGAGGTGGCGGAGTACAGGAGCACCAAATCGGCTCTCAAGATACCCCTGAATCGGCCGATTCCCGCCGCCCTGATCAAGAGGCTGGTCAAGGACGCGATGAGGAAACATGAAGCCGGAGAGGACCACGGACCTGGGAGACGCAGGA